A portion of the Streptomyces erythrochromogenes genome contains these proteins:
- the qcrA gene encoding cytochrome bc1 complex Rieske iron-sulfur subunit: MSSQEIPEEKHLPSEQGDAHHGGVAVADDPFADPGLPVHKPRIQDIDERAAKRSERTVAMLFTLSMLATIAFIASYVIFPVDKIVYIFPIGKVSALNFALGITLGTALFCIGAGAVHWARTLMSDVEVAAERHEIAAPPEVKAQVLQDFADGASESGIGRRPLIRNTMLGALAMLPLSAVVIMRDLGPLPEEKLRKTLWAKGKLLINQNTMEPLRPEDVLVGSLTFAMPEGLDEHQHDFQVQIAKAALMIVRIQPDDIKDKQELEWSHDGIVAYSKICTHVGCPISLYEQQTHHVLCPCHQSTFDLSDGARVIFGPAGHALPQLRIGVNDEGFLEALGDFEEPVGPAFWERG; encoded by the coding sequence ATGAGTAGCCAAGAGATTCCCGAAGAGAAGCACCTGCCGAGCGAGCAGGGCGACGCCCACCACGGTGGCGTAGCAGTGGCGGACGACCCGTTCGCCGACCCGGGCCTGCCGGTCCACAAGCCGCGCATCCAGGACATCGACGAGCGTGCGGCGAAGCGCTCCGAGCGCACCGTCGCGATGCTCTTCACGCTGTCGATGCTGGCGACGATCGCCTTCATCGCGTCCTACGTGATCTTCCCGGTCGACAAGATCGTCTACATCTTCCCCATCGGGAAGGTCAGCGCGCTCAACTTCGCCCTGGGCATCACCCTGGGCACGGCCCTCTTCTGCATCGGCGCGGGCGCGGTCCACTGGGCCCGCACCCTGATGTCCGACGTCGAGGTCGCCGCGGAGCGCCACGAGATCGCCGCTCCGCCGGAGGTCAAGGCGCAGGTCCTCCAGGACTTCGCCGACGGCGCCAGCGAGTCCGGCATCGGCCGTCGCCCGCTGATCCGCAACACGATGCTGGGCGCGCTGGCCATGCTGCCGCTCTCCGCCGTCGTGATCATGCGCGACCTGGGCCCGCTGCCCGAGGAGAAGCTGCGCAAGACCCTGTGGGCCAAGGGCAAGCTGCTCATCAACCAGAACACGATGGAGCCGCTGCGTCCCGAGGACGTGCTCGTCGGTTCGCTGACGTTCGCCATGCCCGAGGGCCTGGACGAGCACCAGCACGACTTCCAGGTCCAGATCGCCAAGGCCGCCCTGATGATCGTCCGCATCCAGCCGGACGACATCAAGGACAAGCAGGAACTCGAGTGGTCCCACGACGGGATCGTGGCCTACTCGAAGATCTGCACCCACGTCGGCTGCCCGATCAGCCTGTACGAGCAGCAGACGCACCACGTGCTCTGCCCGTGCCACCAGTCCACCTTCGACCTCTCCGACGGCGCCCGTGTCATCTTCGGCCCGGCCGGTCACGCCCTTCCGCAGCTGCGGATCGGCGTGAATGACGAAGGCTTCCTCGAAGCGCTCGGCGACTTCGAAGAGCCCGTCGGCCCTGCATTCTGGGAGCGCGGATGA